The following are encoded in a window of Pseudomonas graminis genomic DNA:
- a CDS encoding GNAT family N-acetyltransferase, giving the protein MSAADFRAFAARSVAGYARDIVRTYGLPEVLAFESASADFNDLVADGLETEGHYFYCLCTDEGVEVGSLWLGVVEDHPLPAKLFIYDLEIHQAFRRQGLGRQALRAVESWGIERGIRRLELNVFADNHGARKLYETSGLAVSEVTMGKDF; this is encoded by the coding sequence ATGAGCGCTGCCGATTTTCGAGCATTTGCTGCCCGTTCGGTCGCCGGGTATGCCAGGGATATTGTTCGCACCTACGGGCTGCCTGAAGTGCTGGCCTTCGAAAGCGCCAGCGCTGACTTCAATGACCTGGTGGCGGATGGCCTGGAGACAGAGGGGCATTACTTCTACTGCTTATGCACCGATGAAGGCGTTGAGGTGGGCAGCCTGTGGCTAGGCGTGGTGGAGGATCATCCGTTGCCGGCCAAACTGTTCATCTATGACCTGGAGATTCATCAAGCCTTCAGACGTCAGGGCCTGGGCCGGCAAGCACTGCGCGCCGTCGAATCGTGGGGCATCGAGCGCGGCATTCGGCGCCTGGAGTTGAATGTCTTCGCTGACAACCATGGGGCGCGCAAGCTGTACGAGACGTCGGGGCTCGCTGTCAGTGAAGTGACCATGGGCAAGGATTTCTAG